A part of Xenopus tropicalis strain Nigerian chromosome 4, UCB_Xtro_10.0, whole genome shotgun sequence genomic DNA contains:
- the rgs9bp gene encoding regulator of G-protein signaling 9-binding protein — translation MLKEECKALLDALNKVTACYRHLVLTIGGTSDSQNLREELKKTRQKAQELAVANRNKLTSTLKDHRLTKEDKAEFERLWVIFTTCMDILETDMRRALVLGQEFPLNIPKKHLIQTGMSGGTSGVAARAMSVQNMRYDAEHNIDVMDLKDLEDEINLMDEMMYEMEMKVNVPQWTVEAKQDPGAELKSTMSAGASPGIISLDDHKSICDLNKVLAGVVFSAVLIIAIILAVCVVKLS, via the coding sequence ATGCTGAAGGAGGAATGCAAGGCACTGCTGGATGCTCTGAACAAGGTAACTGCATGCTACAGGCATCTGGTGCTCACCATAGGTGGCACATCAGACTCACAAAACCTTCGGGAAGAATTGAAGAAGACCAGGCAGAAAGCACAAGAACTAGCTGTGGCCAACAGAAACAAACTTACCAGCACTCTCAAAGACCATAGATTAACCAAAGAAGACAAGGCTGAATTTGAGAGGCTATGGGTTATTTTCACTACCTGCATGGACATTCTGGAAACAGATATGAGGCGAGCTCTGGTGCTAGGTCAGGAATTTCCTCTTAACATCCCCAAGAAACACCTTATTCAGACTGGCATGAGTGGTGGAACCTCTGGTGTGGCTGCCAGGGCTATGAGTGTGCAGAACATGAGATATGATGCTGAGCACAATATAGATGTGATGGACCTCAAGGACCTAGAGGATGAGATCAATCTTATGGATGAAATGATGTATGAAATGGAAATGAAGGTCAATGTACCTCAGTGGACTGTGGAAGCTAAACAGGATCCAGGAGCTGAACTTAAATCCACTATGAGTGCTGGGGCTTCTCCTGGGATTATTTCCCTGGATGATCATAAATCTATATGTGACCTCAACAAAGTTTTAGCTGGGGTGGTTTTCAGTGCAGTTCTTATTATTGCTATAATACTGGCAGTTTGTGTAGTAAAACTCTCTTAA